From Acropora muricata isolate sample 2 chromosome 14, ASM3666990v1, whole genome shotgun sequence, one genomic window encodes:
- the LOC136898898 gene encoding uncharacterized protein, which yields MPLFKAWDVKRVKRKSVVATHFEEFVTGAKRKLGIDSDEVTIYTEADGTEIDVDSFSEIEAGSILICAVGDETWVPAHGTATTTVSTVVSTSMTVYSNRTSTCSSDPQLSTEPGSTQRSIIIKDGNLKAGPVIKVNVHVNYSN from the exons ATGCCGCTATTCAAAGCTTGGGACGTGAAAAGAGTGAAGAGAAAATCAGTGGTGGCAACTCACTTCGAAGAATTTGTGACTGGAG CTAAAAGGAAACTTGGAATTGATAGTGATGAAGTCACAATATACACTGAGGCGGATGGAACCGAAATCGATGTGGAttcattttctgaaatagaaGCAGGAAGTATACTTATCTGTGCTGTTGGTGACGAAACCTGGGTACCAGCACACGGAACAGCAACAACCACAGTATCTACTGTGGTATCAACTTCAATGACAGTTTATTCCAACAGAACTAGTACATGTAGCTCAGACCCACAACTATCAACTGAACCTG GTTCAACTCAGAGGAGTATAATTATAAAGGATGGGAATCTGAAAGCAGGGCCTGTCATAAAGGTAAATGTGCATGTAAATTATTCCAACTAA
- the LOC136897962 gene encoding DNA ligase 1-like: MVGGCHNTQESYIIFLSTQEPQQSPSDKQVEEKSKIFTGAKGKPLSNYQQAVNKAALELCQQDHSLLLDRGKLFELSRKKVKDDGYEFAKGKSRARDDDCDEPMKKRVKTSKDERTDYSKLLHEDISAKEEQIRFKEQRVGKAKNSKNWELCDKLTGEISKLRKETFELKQELKILQRKQSQSLWYEKSKSKEKKSKGKNVEVISVVAKDSKKTSSSTTLPNLFNRLKKQETQTQPAQSLPNTSSSKERCTANSPPPSDSVETSAKESDNVERAECAEKEDTIDNFL; the protein is encoded by the coding sequence ATGGTGGGAGGTTGTCACAATACTCAAGAGAGTTATATTATTTTTCTCTCTACCCAGGAGCCACAACAGTCACCATCAGATAAACAAGTGGAAGAAAAGTCAAAAATATTTACTGGTGCAAAAGGAAAACCTTTGTCCAACTATCAACAAGCAGTAAACAAAGCTGCTTTAGAGCTTTGCCAACAGGATCATTCCCTATTACTGGACAGGGGTAAGCTGTTTGAGCTTTCCAGAAAGAAAGTGAAAGATGATGGGTATGAGTTTGCAAAAGGGAAATCAAGGGCTAGAGATGATGATTGTGATGAACCAATGAAAAAAAGGGTTAAGACTAGTAAAGATGAACGCACAGATTACAGTAAATTACTTCATGAAGATATTTCAGCAAAAGAGGAACAAATTCGTTTCAAAGAGCAGCGGGTTGGAAAGGCCAAGAATAGTAAGAATTGGGAATTGTGTGATAAATTAACTGGAGAAATATCTAAGCTGCGTAAAGAGACATTTGAACTTAAACAAGAACTCAAGATATTACAACGGAAGCAATCCCAATCCCTTTGGTATGAGAAATCAAAgtccaaggagaaaaaaagcaaaggaaaaaatgtTGAAGTGATAAGTGTTGTTGCAAAAGATTCTAAAAAAACAAGTTCTAGTACAACACTCCCAAACTTGTTTAATCGTCTCAAGAAGCAAGAAACCCAGACCCAGCCTGCCCAGTCCCTTCCCAACACATCTAGTTCCAAAGAGAGGTGTACAGCAAATAGCCCGCCTCCTTCTGACTCTGTAGAAACCAGTGCGAAAGAGAGTGATAATGTTGAAAGGGCTGAATGTGCAGAAAAAGAAGACACAATTGATAATTTTTTATGA